The following are encoded together in the Pan troglodytes isolate AG18354 chromosome 6, NHGRI_mPanTro3-v2.0_pri, whole genome shotgun sequence genome:
- the LOC129135461 gene encoding uncharacterized protein LOC129135461, producing MCTVGGNVSEDACYGEQLEFPENTKNRATLGSSSPTAGHTPQRKEIRISKTYLHIPIHCSTIYNGQDLESTSVPINRRTDKKNVVRRHSGHCSAREERNPVISAALMSLEELGKSARCRKTNTPGSHTYVGAKKAELKAVVMDWWLPESGEGVRVRARRENKLQCSWHSTQLWSTTIYCMFSESWKRGFGMFPAQRTDKGLR from the coding sequence ATGTGCACTGTCGGAGGGAATGTGAGTGAGGATGCCTGCTATGGAGAGCAGCTGGAGTTTCctgaaaacactaaaaatagagcCACCTTgggatccagcagtcccactgctgGGCATAcgccccaaagaaaggaaatccgtATATCGAAGACGTATCTGCACATCcctattcattgcagcactatttacaatggccaagatttggaatcaacctcagtgcccatcaacagacgaacggataagaaaaatgtggtgCGTAGGCACAGTGGACACTGTTCAGCCAGAGAAGAAAGGAATCCTGTCATTTCAGCCGCATTGATGAGCCTGGAGGAATTGGggaaatcagccaggtgcaggAAGACAAACACCCCAGGATCTCAcacatatgtgggagctaaaaaagccGAACTCAAGGCGGTGGTGATGGACTGGTGGTTGCCAGAGTCTGGAGAGGGGGTAAGAGTTAGAGCCAGACGGGAGAATAAGCTCCAGTGTTCCTGGCACTCCACGCAACTGTGGTcgacaacaatttattgtatgttttcagAGAGCTGGAAGAGAGGCTTTGGAATGTTCCCAGCACAAAGAACTGACAAAGGTTTGAGGTGA